The Manihot esculenta cultivar AM560-2 chromosome 1, M.esculenta_v8, whole genome shotgun sequence genome has a window encoding:
- the LOC110608526 gene encoding uncharacterized protein LOC110608526 isoform X2, which produces MAMQTGIGLSRIIILAGAGYTGTVLFKNGKLSDVIGELQSLVKGLEKSGEHADGDSDYSDAIAQQVKRLAMEVRQMASARQITVLNGSSGQMGNLASLIVPVTALGALGYGYMWLKGLKFSDLMYVTKRSMANAVSNLTKHLEQVTEALSAAKVHLTQRIQLLDDKMESQKEISKAIQNDVNAASENISQIGSELWHLQCLVSGLDGKIGSLEEKQDLANMGVLYLCNFVGGKKMQMPKALEDQLRPSGRTRSITYSEAGLSGLKELSENLYRTISEPTTDVIMQDGIDKLEGQPRAPQSDQSRTLLRFNSAKC; this is translated from the exons ATGGCTATGCAAACCGGAATCGGCCTTTCCCGGATCATTATCCTTGCCGGTGCAG GATACACCGGTACGGTCCTTTTTAAAAACGGTAAATTATCTGATGTGATCGGTGAGCTTCAG TCACTGGTGAAGGGACTTGAAAAATCCGGCGAGCATGCAGATGGTGATTCCGACTACAGCGATGCCATTGCCCAACAG GTGAAGCGGCTGGCAATGGAAGTTCGTCAAATGGCCTCAGCACGGCAAATAACTGTTCTGAATGGAAGTTCTGGCCAAATGG GCAACTTAGCTAGTCTCATAGTTCCAGTTACTGCCTTGGGGGCATTGGGTTATGGTTACATGTGGTTGAAG GGTCTAAAATTCTCAGATCTTATGTATGTAACAAAGCGCAGTATGGCAAATGCTGTTTCAAACTTGACGAAGCATCTGGAGCAAGTAACTGAGGCTCTATCT GCTGCAAAAGTACATTTAACACAGCGAATTCAACTTTTGGATGATAAAATGGAGAGCCAAAAAGAGATTTCAAAGGCAATTCAAAATGAC GTTAATGCTGCTTCGGAAAATATATCACAGATTGGCTCAGAACTGTGGCACCTGCAATGTCTAGTCTCTGGTTTG GATGGAAAGATAGGTTCTTTGGAGGAGAAGCAG GATCTGGCAAATATGGGTGTGCTGTACCTCTGCAATTTTGTTGGTGGCAAAAAAATGCAAATGCCTAAAGCTCTGGAG GATCAACTTAGACCTTCTGGGAGAACTCGTTCAATTACATATTCTGAAGCAGGTTTGAGT GGGCTTAAAGAGCTTTCAGAAAATTTATATCGAACGATCAGCGAACCAACTACTGATGTCATAATGCAAGATGGAATTGACAAGTTGGAAGGCCAACCACGTGCTCCTCAAAGTGACCAATCAAGGACCCTGCTTAG GTTCAATTCAGCCAAGTGTTGA
- the LOC110608526 gene encoding uncharacterized protein LOC110608526 isoform X1 yields the protein MAMQTGIGLSRIIILAGAGYTGTVLFKNGKLSDVIGELQSLVKGLEKSGEHADGDSDYSDAIAQQVKRLAMEVRQMASARQITVLNGSSGQMGNLASLIVPVTALGALGYGYMWLKGLKFSDLMYVTKRSMANAVSNLTKHLEQVTEALSAAKVHLTQRIQLLDDKMESQKEISKAIQNDVNAASENISQIGSELWHLQCLVSGLDGKIGSLEEKQDLANMGVLYLCNFVGGKKMQMPKALEDQLRPSGRTRSITYSEAGLSQGLKELSENLYRTISEPTTDVIMQDGIDKLEGQPRAPQSDQSRTLLRFNSAKC from the exons ATGGCTATGCAAACCGGAATCGGCCTTTCCCGGATCATTATCCTTGCCGGTGCAG GATACACCGGTACGGTCCTTTTTAAAAACGGTAAATTATCTGATGTGATCGGTGAGCTTCAG TCACTGGTGAAGGGACTTGAAAAATCCGGCGAGCATGCAGATGGTGATTCCGACTACAGCGATGCCATTGCCCAACAG GTGAAGCGGCTGGCAATGGAAGTTCGTCAAATGGCCTCAGCACGGCAAATAACTGTTCTGAATGGAAGTTCTGGCCAAATGG GCAACTTAGCTAGTCTCATAGTTCCAGTTACTGCCTTGGGGGCATTGGGTTATGGTTACATGTGGTTGAAG GGTCTAAAATTCTCAGATCTTATGTATGTAACAAAGCGCAGTATGGCAAATGCTGTTTCAAACTTGACGAAGCATCTGGAGCAAGTAACTGAGGCTCTATCT GCTGCAAAAGTACATTTAACACAGCGAATTCAACTTTTGGATGATAAAATGGAGAGCCAAAAAGAGATTTCAAAGGCAATTCAAAATGAC GTTAATGCTGCTTCGGAAAATATATCACAGATTGGCTCAGAACTGTGGCACCTGCAATGTCTAGTCTCTGGTTTG GATGGAAAGATAGGTTCTTTGGAGGAGAAGCAG GATCTGGCAAATATGGGTGTGCTGTACCTCTGCAATTTTGTTGGTGGCAAAAAAATGCAAATGCCTAAAGCTCTGGAG GATCAACTTAGACCTTCTGGGAGAACTCGTTCAATTACATATTCTGAAGCAGGTTTGAGT CAGGGGCTTAAAGAGCTTTCAGAAAATTTATATCGAACGATCAGCGAACCAACTACTGATGTCATAATGCAAGATGGAATTGACAAGTTGGAAGGCCAACCACGTGCTCCTCAAAGTGACCAATCAAGGACCCTGCTTAG GTTCAATTCAGCCAAGTGTTGA
- the LOC110610557 gene encoding AP2-like ethylene-responsive transcription factor At1g79700 — translation MASGNSQVTVSRSFCMIEEGDAMENKCIKRRRRDPSVVNSTLSSNVNEHEQAHRKQGDQTVAAASATTVKRSSRFRGVSRHRWTGRFEAHLWDKGSWNPTQRKKGKQVYLGAYDEEESAARAYDLAALKYWGTSTFTNFPASDYEKEIEIMKNVTKEEYLANLRRRSSGFSRGVSKYRGVARHHHNGRWEARIGRVFGNKYLYLGTYSTQEEAARAYDIAAIEYRGINAVTNFDLSTYIRWLRPGADPSPPPARESKSTADILQPITTFSNHISPIDKTTPQQLPILHSDNPYIVEDLNRPLKQDIFQTNPPISPCTKTSSSPTALSLLLKSSMFKELVEKNLNADENDDAEVKVVPEIGNNEVREIFYNGISHIPFPYLCPSDGDALPLYNRTGHSL, via the exons ATGGCTTCTGGGAATTCTCAGGTAACTGTAAGCCGCAGCTTTTGCATGATAGAAGAAGGTGATGCCATGGAGAATAAGTGCATTAAACGACGCCGAAGAGACCCTTCTGTGGTCAATAGTACACTGAGCTCCAATGTTAATGAGCATGAGCAAGCTCACCGGAAACAGGGTGATCAAACTGTTGCTGCTGCTTCTGCCACTACTGTGAAGAGAAGTTCGAGATTTCGTGGAGTGAGCAGACACCGATGGACTGGAAGATTTGAAGCTCATTTATGGGATAAAGGGTCTTGGAATCCAACGCAGAGGAAGAAGGGAAAACAAG TATATCTTG GAGCTTATGATGAAGAAGAATCTGCAGCAAGAGCATATGATTTGGCTGCTCTCAAGTACTGGGGAACTTCAACTTTCACAAATTTTCCG GCATCTGACTATGAGAAAGAAATAGAAATAATGAAAAATGTAACAAAAGAGGAGTACCTGGCCAATCTAAGAAG GAGAAGCAGTGGATTCTCAAGAGGGGTATCAAAATACAGAGGAGTTGCAAG GCACCATCACAATGGAAGATGGGAAGCAAGAATAGGGAGAGTGTTTGGAAACAAGTATCTCTATCTTGGCACTTACA GTACCCAAGAGGAGGCTGCTCGTGCTTATGATATTGCGGCCATAGAATACAGAGGGATTAATGCTGTTACCAACTTTGATTTAAGCACATACATAAGATGGCTGAGACCAGGAGCTGacccttctcctcctcctgccCGTGAATCAAAATCAACTGCAGACATTTTGCAGCCAATTACAACCTTCTCTAACCACATTAGTCCAATCGATAAGACTACCCCACAACAGCTACCTATTCTCCACTCTGATAATCCATACATTGTTGAGGATTTAAACAGACCTTTAAAGCAAGATATTTTTCAGACAAATCCACCTATTAGTCCTTGCACCAAGACATCTTCTTCCCCAACTGCGCTTAGCCTCCTGCTTAAATCTTCCATGTTTAAAGAGCTGGTGGAGAAGAACTTAAATGCCGATGAAAATGATGATGCTGAGGTGAAAGTAGTTCCAGAGATCGGTAACAATGAAGTCCGAGAGATTTTCTACAATGGAATCAGTCATATTCCTTTTCCTTATCTCTGCCCTTCCGATGGGGATGCATTGCCGTTATACAATAGAACGGGACACTCCCTCTAG